The following DNA comes from Hahella chejuensis KCTC 2396.
AAGCGTTTCGCGGACAGGGACTGGGGCATTGTTTTTTCGATGAGCGAGAATCTTTCGCCAAAGAGCTTGGCTACAGCATCACCGCGTTTTGCACTGTGGTCCGCCCACTCGATCACCCTCTGCGCCCACCGGGCTACCGCCCGATGGATCTGTTCTGGGTAAAACGGGGCTATATCAAATATCCCAATATGGTCACCCAATACTCCTGGAAGGACATCGGGGACAGCGCAGCCACCTCTAAATCCATGATCTTCTGGCTGCGCCCGGGAGCCTGACGCCGGCTCAAGAAGCCTGTTGCGCCATCTTCGGCTGAGTTTTGGCCCTGGCGAATTGCGCCAGCGTTACACTGAGCAGCACCATGGCGATACCTGCATATTGCGCGGGCGTAAACCATTCTTCCAGCACCAGACGCCCGCTGATCACTGCGCTGACCGGACTTAGCAGCGCCAGGAAGCTCAAGGCGCTTACAGGCAAGCGACGCATGGCGATAAACCAGGCGAGATAGCCCAGAGCGGTATTCACCAGATCCACCCACAACAAGCCCAGCATCGCTTCGCGGTTCAACGCTGGCATGGGGCCTTCCAATAGAAACGCCAGAGGCAGCAGCAGCATGCCGCCCAGAAACAACTGTAATCCGGTAAACGCCAGGATGCCTTTGGGCGGGGACCATTTTTTCGCCAGAAACGTGCCCACAGTCAGGCTGACCACGGCGCCAAACGAAGCTGCGACGCCAACGGGATCAATTTGGGAAGAAGGCTGAAATATCACCACTCCCACGCCAATCAAGCCGCCGAAAGCACACAGCAATTGAATGGGGTTCGGCGCCTGTCGCTGCCACCACCATAAAAACAGAAGCGTAGTCAGCGGCGTCAGCGCCATCAAAGTTCCCGCTACGCCGCTTGGCAGCCGAAGCGCCGCAGTGAACAGGAAAAAGAAAAATACGCTGATGTTCAGCGCGCCTAAAATGACGCTGCGACGCATGTCCATATGACGCAGGGATTTAAGATCCAGGCACATCAATAACAATCCGGCGGGCAAGGCCCTCAATACAGAGACCCATAAGGGGCCGAGATCTTGCAACCAGGCCTGAGTGACGACATATGTGGTGCCCCATACGGCCGGGGCGAGCACGCCAAGCAACCAATACACAACAATTCCTTCAAGTTTTCTGTTTACGCTCGTTTTTAACGTGATATCTTTATGTGGAGATATTCCTCTTTAACTAGCTTAACGTCAAGTATCTTTATATGAAGAAAAATAATCAGAACGATCAAAAAGACCATGTTGACGCTATTCTGCGGCAGTGGAAAACCGAAAAACCGGACCTGCAGGCCCAACCTATGGGCATATTCGGGCGCTTGCACCGGATACACGCATTCACCCACCAGACGATCAAGGA
Coding sequences within:
- a CDS encoding DMT family transporter, which codes for MYWLLGVLAPAVWGTTYVVTQAWLQDLGPLWVSVLRALPAGLLLMCLDLKSLRHMDMRRSVILGALNISVFFFFLFTAALRLPSGVAGTLMALTPLTTLLFLWWWQRQAPNPIQLLCAFGGLIGVGVVIFQPSSQIDPVGVAASFGAVVSLTVGTFLAKKWSPPKGILAFTGLQLFLGGMLLLPLAFLLEGPMPALNREAMLGLLWVDLVNTALGYLAWFIAMRRLPVSALSFLALLSPVSAVISGRLVLEEWFTPAQYAGIAMVLLSVTLAQFARAKTQPKMAQQAS